One window of the Chitinophaga niabensis genome contains the following:
- a CDS encoding alpha/beta hydrolase → MLKKVLKRIGWALLTLFLLVNIFAAFHAYKFTHFTDTKAPKTDPRKLSFAGKMKTICFGVDNPRPVNKRTPAQPFETIQLQSHERIECWYIKTPQPKGTVIIFHGYSGQKSSMLDKSDEFLGMGYNTLLVDFMGSGGSGGDQTTIGYKEARDVKAAYDHLQTIGEKNIYLFGTSQGAAAILKAMHDYPISPKAIIIECPFATLYQAAAARFRAVGVPVFPLTSFLVFWGGVENGFWGFAHKPVEYARSVKVPTLLFYGEKDERVARQEIDDVFKNLRGKKQLVTFKEAGHTNYLKRYRNEWHTATSQFLMTN, encoded by the coding sequence ATGTTAAAAAAGGTATTAAAACGAATAGGATGGGCGTTACTCACGCTGTTTCTGCTGGTGAATATCTTCGCCGCTTTTCACGCGTATAAGTTTACCCATTTTACAGATACCAAAGCCCCTAAAACAGATCCCCGCAAACTATCATTTGCCGGCAAAATGAAAACGATCTGTTTTGGTGTAGATAACCCACGCCCTGTTAATAAAAGAACACCTGCACAACCCTTTGAAACAATTCAGCTGCAAAGCCATGAACGGATAGAATGCTGGTATATTAAAACCCCTCAGCCCAAGGGTACCGTGATCATCTTTCATGGTTACAGCGGGCAGAAGTCTTCCATGCTGGATAAGTCGGATGAATTCCTGGGCATGGGTTACAACACGCTGCTGGTGGATTTTATGGGCTCGGGAGGTTCCGGAGGAGATCAAACCACTATTGGTTATAAAGAAGCAAGAGATGTAAAGGCGGCATATGATCACCTGCAGACTATAGGAGAGAAAAACATTTACCTCTTCGGCACTTCACAAGGGGCAGCGGCTATCTTAAAAGCCATGCATGATTACCCCATCAGTCCTAAAGCAATTATCATTGAATGTCCTTTCGCCACATTGTACCAGGCTGCAGCTGCTCGTTTCAGAGCAGTAGGCGTACCTGTTTTTCCACTCACCAGTTTCCTCGTGTTCTGGGGTGGCGTGGAAAACGGCTTCTGGGGTTTTGCGCACAAGCCAGTAGAATATGCCCGCTCTGTTAAAGTGCCCACGCTCTTATTCTACGGAGAAAAAGATGAACGTGTGGCCAGGCAGGAAATAGACGATGTGTTCAAAAACCTCAGAGGCAAAAAACAACTGGTGACCTTCAAAGAAGCAGGGCATACAAATTACTTAAAGCGATACCGCAATGAATGGCATACAGCCACCAGTCAGTTTTTAATGACCAACTAA
- a CDS encoding TfoX/Sxy family protein: MAFNEKMADRVREMIAAVEGNVEEKRMFSGLCFMVNDKMCVAVRESSIMVRIDPVMFEEIVGKEGVGPMVHNGREMKGYFFVDEEVLKTKKQLAYWVNLALEFNKFAKSSKKKK; encoded by the coding sequence ATGGCTTTCAATGAAAAAATGGCCGACCGGGTACGCGAAATGATTGCTGCTGTAGAAGGAAATGTGGAAGAAAAGCGAATGTTCAGCGGCCTCTGTTTTATGGTGAACGATAAAATGTGCGTGGCTGTCAGGGAAAGCAGCATCATGGTAAGAATAGATCCTGTGATGTTTGAAGAGATAGTGGGAAAAGAAGGTGTAGGGCCCATGGTACATAACGGACGGGAGATGAAAGGGTATTTCTTTGTGGATGAAGAAGTGTTAAAAACTAAAAAACAATTGGCCTACTGGGTGAATTTAGCCCTGGAGTTTAATAAGTTTGCAAAGTCTTCGAAAAAGAAGAAATGA
- a CDS encoding glycoside hydrolase family 28 protein, translated as MTSSNNMLSRRNWLGFITTASIFATGTKVFGTPAPEAAPTSGIYNVRDFGAQGDGVTLDTKAIQSAINTCAQAQGGMVLIPPGTFVTGTLELKSNVTLHIAAQGKILGTGDGKQYYAAEAIPTKGEWTMGDGNVGLIFAANAENVSIEGKGTIDGQGVLFKSAIKGETPPAGISGNKRPHHLLFYKCKNLSVKDIFLTNSAYHSVRVCVCKEVKLDGVRIHSRVIHNNDGFHFISSEHVHVSNCDVKCQDDACALFGSNKYVTITNCTFSTRWSVFRFGGGYSENITVSNCLIYETYGCPIKMRCDHLSHFENISFSNIVMQGVTGPISIGLGPQRPQPGEVLPKPGIVKNISFSHVRATVVKPLPLTESLQDSKYNPGEMLSCIILNGMDEGFLENISFDDVHITFPGGGTAEQAAVRDVPKVASEYYVIGVPPAHGIFARNVKGLTLNNVRLQTQTPDLRPAMILDHVKDATLNGCGVTGINEVVRCIDVQDVLFQSPRVLNPSKIFLQVEGTANRNIKIDGGDLSKVNTPLAGAWKEIVKLRD; from the coding sequence ATGACGAGTAGCAATAACATGCTGTCCCGCCGTAACTGGCTGGGCTTTATCACTACTGCATCCATCTTTGCCACAGGCACTAAAGTATTCGGCACTCCTGCTCCTGAAGCAGCCCCTACTTCCGGTATTTATAATGTGCGGGATTTTGGTGCACAGGGTGATGGTGTAACCCTGGATACCAAAGCCATCCAGTCTGCCATCAACACCTGTGCACAGGCCCAGGGAGGAATGGTCCTTATTCCACCAGGCACATTTGTTACCGGTACCCTTGAATTAAAAAGTAACGTTACCCTGCACATTGCTGCACAAGGGAAGATATTGGGCACGGGAGATGGTAAACAATATTATGCTGCCGAAGCGATACCCACAAAAGGAGAATGGACGATGGGAGATGGTAACGTGGGGCTCATCTTTGCCGCCAATGCAGAGAATGTAAGCATTGAAGGCAAAGGCACTATTGACGGGCAGGGGGTGTTATTTAAAAGCGCCATAAAAGGAGAAACCCCGCCTGCAGGCATCAGTGGCAATAAACGTCCGCATCATCTCCTTTTCTATAAATGCAAAAACCTCTCGGTTAAAGACATCTTTCTTACCAATAGTGCATATCATTCCGTGCGTGTTTGTGTTTGCAAAGAGGTGAAACTGGATGGCGTACGCATCCACAGCCGGGTGATCCATAATAATGATGGGTTCCACTTTATCAGTAGTGAACATGTGCACGTCAGTAACTGTGATGTAAAGTGCCAGGATGATGCCTGTGCGCTTTTTGGCAGTAATAAATATGTGACCATCACCAATTGTACCTTCAGTACAAGATGGTCTGTTTTCCGCTTTGGTGGAGGATATTCAGAAAATATAACGGTATCCAACTGTCTCATCTATGAAACATATGGCTGCCCCATTAAAATGAGATGTGATCATTTATCTCATTTCGAAAACATCTCCTTCTCCAATATCGTTATGCAGGGAGTTACGGGTCCTATCTCCATTGGCCTTGGTCCGCAACGCCCCCAACCGGGAGAAGTTTTGCCGAAGCCGGGTATTGTGAAGAATATTTCCTTTTCCCACGTCCGTGCAACAGTTGTGAAACCTTTGCCCCTGACAGAATCACTGCAGGATAGTAAATACAACCCCGGAGAAATGTTATCCTGCATTATCCTCAACGGCATGGATGAGGGATTCCTGGAGAATATCTCTTTTGATGATGTGCATATCACTTTCCCCGGTGGCGGTACTGCAGAACAAGCTGCGGTTAGAGATGTACCCAAAGTCGCCAGCGAATATTATGTGATAGGGGTACCACCGGCCCATGGTATTTTTGCCCGCAACGTCAAAGGACTGACCCTGAACAATGTAAGGCTGCAGACGCAAACACCCGATCTTCGTCCCGCTATGATACTGGACCATGTAAAGGATGCTACATTGAATGGTTGTGGTGTAACAGGGATTAATGAGGTGGTAAGGTGCATAGATGTACAGGATGTATTATTCCAAAGCCCCCGCGTATTAAACCCTTCAAAAATATTCTTACAGGTGGAAGGAACGGCTAACAGGAATATAAAAATAGACGGAGGTGACCTGTCCAAAGTAAACACTCCTTTGGCGGGCGCATGGAAGGAAATTGTTAAATTGAGGGACTAA
- a CDS encoding dienelactone hydrolase family protein, producing MKHLLFLLLIATAACNNAAKQPEKEETKLKEENITYTGDGVQMNGFLVYEDKDSIRPAVLVVHEWDGLNDYARYRARELAKLGYVALAVDIYGNGKTAPNQDSALSYSLPFYENPPMAQRRIDAAIAKVKTYPQVDTNNIAAVGYCFGGGMLLNSVRLGTPLKAIVSFHGTLVGTPANKDLLKADILVCQGGDDPFVTPEEVAKFRKQMDSIGARYTFKVYDSARHGFTNPAHTNHEEPVLYNAKADSASWKDMISFFQQTITNK from the coding sequence ATGAAACACCTGCTCTTTCTACTGCTGATCGCTACTGCAGCATGTAACAATGCCGCTAAACAACCCGAAAAAGAAGAAACGAAACTAAAGGAAGAAAATATCACCTACACGGGAGATGGTGTGCAAATGAATGGCTTCCTGGTGTATGAGGATAAAGACTCCATCCGCCCTGCTGTACTGGTTGTGCACGAATGGGATGGCCTCAATGATTATGCAAGATACAGGGCTAGGGAACTGGCCAAACTGGGTTATGTAGCCCTGGCAGTGGATATTTATGGAAATGGTAAAACCGCTCCCAATCAGGACAGTGCCTTATCCTATTCATTACCTTTCTACGAAAACCCGCCCATGGCACAGCGGCGTATAGATGCAGCCATTGCCAAAGTGAAAACATACCCGCAGGTGGATACCAATAATATTGCTGCGGTGGGATATTGTTTTGGTGGCGGTATGCTACTGAATAGTGTTCGCCTGGGCACTCCGTTGAAAGCGATCGTGAGTTTTCATGGAACTTTGGTAGGCACACCTGCTAATAAAGATCTTTTAAAAGCAGACATACTGGTTTGCCAGGGAGGAGATGATCCTTTCGTAACGCCGGAAGAAGTAGCGAAGTTCAGGAAACAAATGGATTCCATCGGCGCGCGCTATACTTTTAAAGTATACGATAGTGCAAGGCATGGGTTTACAAACCCGGCGCATACTAATCATGAAGAGCCTGTGTTGTACAATGCAAAAGCAGACAGCGCTTCCTGGAAGGATATGATCAGTTTCTTTCAACAGACGATAACGAATAAATAA
- a CDS encoding alpha/beta hydrolase, protein MKYITLILAGWLFVSSACTKNETPAPPASTEEAKMLNISYGADARNKMDVYLPKNRTAATPFVILIHGGAWTAGNKEDMHGFQDLLLTRGFASMSMSYRFVNATVHYEQLMEDVHKAVTYCASKSGEWNTRSTKIIISGASAGGHMALLYGYKYDTDNRISGIISLAGPTDLTDLPMLNYAASIGLGGVINALAGATYVPGQPLDPKFAAASPLKQAKNIPSLLMHGTVDMTVPYSQAELLKNHLTQLGYTHKLVTIAGAGHDLGLAVPANLVLVEGEFRNWVETYSR, encoded by the coding sequence ATGAAGTACATTACCCTCATCCTGGCAGGATGGTTGTTTGTATCCTCCGCCTGCACAAAAAATGAAACCCCGGCGCCTCCTGCTTCAACGGAAGAAGCCAAAATGCTGAACATCTCCTATGGTGCAGATGCCCGCAACAAAATGGATGTTTATCTTCCAAAGAACAGAACTGCCGCCACGCCTTTTGTGATCCTTATTCATGGTGGGGCATGGACAGCAGGTAATAAAGAAGATATGCACGGGTTCCAGGACCTGCTGCTGACAAGGGGTTTCGCCAGTATGTCCATGAGCTACCGCTTTGTGAATGCCACGGTGCATTATGAGCAGTTAATGGAGGATGTGCACAAAGCAGTTACTTATTGCGCGTCCAAATCAGGGGAATGGAATACCCGCAGCACTAAGATCATCATCAGTGGCGCCAGTGCAGGAGGACATATGGCTTTACTTTACGGCTATAAATATGATACAGATAACAGGATCAGCGGCATCATTTCCTTGGCAGGGCCAACAGACCTTACGGACCTCCCCATGCTGAATTATGCTGCCAGTATTGGTCTTGGCGGAGTAATAAATGCCCTGGCCGGCGCTACTTATGTTCCAGGCCAGCCGCTGGATCCAAAATTTGCAGCGGCCAGTCCCTTGAAACAGGCTAAAAATATTCCCAGCCTGTTAATGCATGGAACAGTAGATATGACCGTTCCTTACAGCCAGGCAGAATTGCTGAAGAACCATTTAACACAGCTCGGCTACACCCACAAACTGGTAACTATTGCTGGTGCAGGGCATGACCTGGGACTCGCTGTACCGGCCAATCTCGTATTGGTTGAAGGCGAATTCAGGAACTGGGTGGAAACCTACAGCCGTTAG
- a CDS encoding excinuclease ABC subunit UvrA: MHSNHIIIEGARENNLKNVSLRIPKQQITIFTGVSGSGKSSIVFDTIANEAQRQLYETFTAFIRNFLPKYSRPAVDDIKHLSTAIVVDQKRLGGNSRSTLGTITDINPLLRVLFSRVGQPATGPAHIFSFNDPGGMCPECQGIGRKVGLNLKLFLDKTKSLNEGAITFPAFAVGTWYWKVYALSGYFDNDKKLNDYSPEEWQKLLYGEPAKVDIGGELSLTYEGLIDKFDRLYIKKDGAMADSTRKRVEPYMTTVTCTACDGARYNPTILACMIDGYNMADMTAMQVDELIKVISTINDPSVTPIVTGLQERLQALVDIGLDYVSLDRETTTLSGGESQRVKMVRHLSSSLTDMLYIFDEPSVGLHPRDVHRLNDLLQQLRDKGNTVIVVEHDPDVIKIADHIVDVGPEAGSHGGHIVYEGSYEGLLQADTLTGRYLKHALPIKSSFRSAKGKIHIAKSSLHNLKDVSVDIPEGVLTVVTGVAGSGKSTLINELFLQQHPEAIVIDQSAVGANVRSNAGTYTGIMDTIRQLFGTANKVSPSMFSYNSKGACKNCNGLGVIVTDLAFMETITTPCEVCGGKRFQEEVLQYKLNGKSISDVLEMTIAETLTYFQKKELQTKLQAIHDVGLDYLSLGQPLSTLSGGECQRLKLASELHKKGSLYVMDEPTTGLHMSDIEHLLLIMNRLVDSGNTVIVIEHNLDVIRNADWIIDIGPEGGHKGGQIIFEGTPRDILQAEGSLTGKYLRLAHNTN; encoded by the coding sequence ATGCATTCAAACCACATCATCATTGAAGGAGCCAGGGAAAACAACCTGAAAAATGTATCTCTGCGCATTCCAAAGCAACAGATCACTATTTTCACCGGCGTTTCAGGCTCCGGTAAATCCTCGATCGTTTTTGATACCATTGCCAATGAAGCGCAGCGGCAACTCTATGAAACCTTTACTGCCTTCATCCGTAATTTCCTGCCCAAATACAGCCGGCCCGCAGTAGATGATATCAAACATCTTTCTACGGCCATTGTAGTGGATCAAAAACGATTGGGTGGCAACTCCCGTTCCACACTGGGAACTATTACAGACATCAATCCCTTACTGCGTGTGCTGTTCTCCAGGGTAGGGCAGCCTGCTACAGGCCCGGCACACATTTTCTCTTTTAATGATCCCGGCGGCATGTGTCCGGAATGCCAGGGCATTGGCAGAAAAGTAGGCCTGAACCTCAAACTGTTCCTGGACAAAACAAAATCCCTCAACGAAGGAGCTATCACTTTCCCTGCTTTTGCTGTGGGTACCTGGTACTGGAAAGTGTATGCGCTCTCCGGGTACTTTGATAACGACAAAAAGCTGAATGACTACAGCCCGGAAGAATGGCAAAAGCTGCTCTACGGCGAGCCTGCGAAAGTAGATATCGGTGGTGAACTATCACTAACCTATGAAGGACTGATCGATAAATTCGACCGGCTCTATATCAAAAAAGATGGTGCCATGGCAGATTCCACCCGCAAGAGAGTAGAACCTTACATGACCACGGTAACCTGCACTGCCTGTGATGGCGCACGTTACAATCCAACCATCCTGGCCTGCATGATCGATGGATACAATATGGCAGATATGACGGCCATGCAGGTAGATGAACTGATCAAAGTGATCTCCACCATCAACGACCCCAGTGTTACACCTATTGTTACAGGATTGCAGGAAAGGTTACAGGCCCTTGTGGATATAGGGCTGGATTATGTGAGCCTGGACAGGGAAACCACTACCCTCTCCGGCGGAGAGTCCCAAAGGGTTAAAATGGTGCGGCACCTGAGCAGCAGTCTTACCGATATGCTATACATCTTCGATGAACCCAGTGTAGGATTACATCCCCGGGATGTACACCGGCTCAATGATCTTTTGCAGCAGTTGCGGGACAAAGGTAATACAGTGATTGTGGTAGAGCATGATCCGGACGTGATCAAAATTGCGGACCATATTGTGGATGTAGGGCCAGAGGCTGGTTCCCATGGAGGGCATATTGTATATGAAGGAAGTTATGAAGGGCTTTTGCAGGCAGATACTTTAACCGGGCGATACCTTAAACATGCTTTGCCTATCAAGTCTTCTTTCCGTTCCGCGAAAGGAAAGATCCATATTGCAAAGAGCTCGTTGCATAATCTGAAAGATGTATCCGTGGATATTCCAGAAGGTGTGCTTACCGTTGTAACAGGTGTAGCGGGATCCGGCAAAAGTACCCTGATCAATGAACTCTTTCTTCAGCAACATCCGGAAGCCATTGTGATAGATCAATCTGCGGTGGGTGCGAATGTACGTTCCAATGCAGGTACTTACACCGGGATCATGGATACCATCCGTCAACTGTTTGGCACGGCGAATAAAGTGAGCCCTTCCATGTTCAGTTACAATTCAAAAGGAGCCTGCAAAAATTGTAACGGATTAGGAGTGATCGTAACGGACCTTGCTTTTATGGAAACCATTACCACGCCTTGTGAAGTATGCGGTGGAAAACGTTTTCAGGAAGAAGTATTACAATATAAACTGAATGGAAAGTCCATCAGCGATGTGCTGGAAATGACCATAGCGGAGACGCTTACTTATTTCCAGAAGAAAGAGCTCCAGACAAAGTTGCAGGCCATTCATGATGTGGGGCTTGATTATCTCTCCCTCGGGCAACCCCTCAGTACTTTATCCGGCGGAGAATGTCAGCGGCTGAAACTGGCCAGTGAATTGCATAAGAAAGGAAGTTTGTATGTAATGGATGAACCTACTACCGGGCTGCATATGTCTGACATTGAACATCTGTTGCTCATCATGAACCGGCTGGTAGATAGCGGCAACACGGTGATAGTAATAGAACACAACCTGGATGTGATCCGCAATGCAGACTGGATCATAGACATTGGGCCGGAAGGAGGCCACAAAGGCGGTCAGATCATTTTCGAAGGAACACCGCGGGATATTTTGCAGGCAGAAGGATCACTCACAGGGAAATACCTGCGGTTGGCTCACAATACCAACTGA
- a CDS encoding DUF3037 domain-containing protein, with protein MQEQHLFEYAVIRIVPRVEREEFLNVGVILYCKKLNFLQAMFALNEEKLRAFCSDIDLAEVKTYIQSFENISKGGKEAGPIGKLDPASRFRWLTATRSTILQSSKIHPGFCKDPLETLTRLHTQLVL; from the coding sequence ATGCAAGAGCAGCACTTATTTGAGTACGCCGTTATAAGGATCGTGCCAAGAGTGGAACGGGAAGAATTCCTCAATGTTGGTGTGATCCTCTACTGCAAGAAGTTAAACTTCTTACAGGCCATGTTTGCTTTGAATGAAGAAAAGCTGCGCGCTTTTTGTAGCGACATAGACCTTGCCGAAGTGAAAACATATATTCAGTCCTTTGAAAATATCAGCAAAGGCGGAAAGGAAGCCGGGCCTATTGGTAAATTAGACCCTGCCTCCCGTTTCCGCTGGCTCACTGCCACACGCAGTACTATTCTTCAATCTTCAAAAATTCATCCCGGCTTCTGTAAGGACCCGCTGGAAACACTTACACGTTTACATACTCAGTTGGTATTGTGA
- a CDS encoding HipA family kinase, with translation MTHSPDTIRTVNVTRYVTPLREGGSLPAIAEADDGFLYVLKFRGAGQGIKALIAELIGGETARALGLKVPELVFANLDAAFGRTEPDEEIQDLNKASVGLNLALHYLSGAITFDPTASTVDPALASKIVWLDCFLTNVDRTPRNTNMLMWNRELWLIDHGAALYFHHSWSNWEEQSKRPFVQVKDHVLLPWATELDVADAACRAILTKERIHAIVSMIPDEWLLANEQVTSAEEGRKVYEQFLESRIASSEIFVKEAQHARAALI, from the coding sequence ATGACCCATTCACCAGATACGATCAGAACCGTTAACGTGACCCGCTACGTCACACCACTTCGCGAAGGAGGTTCACTGCCTGCTATCGCAGAAGCAGACGATGGTTTTTTATACGTGCTCAAATTCCGTGGCGCAGGCCAGGGGATCAAAGCCCTCATTGCTGAATTGATCGGAGGAGAAACAGCCAGAGCGCTGGGCCTCAAAGTACCGGAACTCGTTTTCGCTAACCTGGATGCTGCATTTGGCCGTACGGAGCCGGATGAAGAGATCCAGGACCTGAACAAAGCCAGCGTAGGACTTAACCTGGCTTTACATTATCTCTCCGGTGCCATCACATTTGATCCCACAGCATCTACTGTAGATCCTGCACTGGCTTCAAAAATTGTATGGCTGGATTGTTTTCTCACAAACGTGGACCGCACACCCAGGAATACTAATATGCTCATGTGGAACAGGGAACTGTGGTTGATAGATCATGGAGCTGCACTGTATTTTCATCATTCCTGGTCTAACTGGGAAGAACAATCCAAACGGCCCTTTGTGCAGGTAAAAGACCATGTGTTATTGCCATGGGCAACTGAACTGGATGTTGCAGATGCAGCATGCAGGGCTATTCTGACAAAAGAACGCATTCACGCAATCGTATCAATGATCCCGGACGAATGGCTATTGGCTAATGAGCAGGTAACTTCTGCGGAAGAAGGCAGGAAGGTATACGAACAGTTCCTGGAATCCCGTATCGCATCCTCTGAAATATTTGTAAAAGAAGCACAACATGCAAGAGCAGCACTTATTTGA
- a CDS encoding MFS transporter has protein sequence MQQGNMAAVLPAPAPAKKGLPPALWALTISAFAIGTTEFVAVGILPTIAQSLRVSVSSAGFLVSIYALGVAIGGPILTAFTSNLPKKPLLVSLMGLFVLGHILSAIAPTFTFLLIARFISGFAHAVFFGVGATIAATLVAPDRKATAIAIMFAGLTIAIIVGVPLGTFIGQHFGWRSTFIGVAILGIIGCLATMLLLPNNLKNGQPLKLKDQLKVLGNGHIILVLAITAFGYGGTFVAFTYLAPLLEKVTGFSASAVSLLLLVYGVAIALGNVVGGKLSNTNPAKALIKMFALQVIVLLIFSFTAWFKIAAVITLFFMGGLSFSTVPGLQLYIVQLAEKYLPGTEDVASSLNISAFNLGVALGAYVGGIVVDAAGLGLQATPWVGALIVLLGGVLTVVSYKKLA, from the coding sequence ATGCAACAAGGAAATATGGCAGCGGTGCTTCCAGCTCCGGCGCCAGCCAAAAAAGGCCTGCCCCCTGCGCTGTGGGCCTTAACGATCAGTGCTTTTGCTATCGGAACAACAGAGTTTGTAGCTGTGGGTATACTACCTACCATTGCGCAGAGCCTCCGGGTGAGTGTATCTTCTGCCGGGTTTTTGGTAAGCATTTATGCTTTGGGAGTAGCCATCGGAGGGCCTATCCTTACCGCCTTCACCAGCAATTTACCCAAGAAACCTTTACTGGTTTCCCTGATGGGTTTATTTGTATTAGGACATATCCTTTCAGCCATAGCCCCCACTTTCACTTTCTTACTCATCGCCCGTTTCATTTCTGGTTTTGCACATGCCGTATTCTTTGGCGTGGGAGCTACCATAGCCGCTACACTGGTTGCGCCGGATAGAAAAGCTACTGCTATTGCCATCATGTTTGCCGGCTTAACGATTGCCATTATTGTAGGAGTTCCCCTGGGAACCTTTATAGGACAGCATTTCGGATGGCGTTCCACTTTCATTGGTGTAGCTATCCTGGGAATCATCGGCTGCCTGGCCACCATGTTACTATTACCCAACAACCTCAAAAACGGACAGCCATTAAAACTGAAAGATCAGCTGAAAGTACTAGGGAACGGACACATCATTTTGGTATTAGCGATCACTGCATTTGGCTATGGCGGTACTTTTGTGGCCTTCACTTACCTGGCTCCGTTATTGGAAAAGGTTACGGGATTTTCAGCATCTGCTGTCAGCCTGTTATTATTGGTGTATGGTGTAGCCATTGCCTTAGGGAACGTGGTCGGCGGAAAATTATCCAACACTAATCCCGCAAAAGCGTTGATAAAGATGTTCGCTTTACAGGTGATCGTATTATTGATCTTTTCTTTCACCGCCTGGTTCAAAATAGCCGCAGTAATTACTTTATTCTTTATGGGAGGATTATCATTCTCCACCGTGCCGGGATTACAATTATACATTGTGCAACTCGCAGAAAAGTATTTACCCGGAACAGAAGACGTAGCATCTTCCTTAAATATATCCGCATTCAACCTGGGTGTTGCTTTAGGTGCTTACGTAGGAGGAATTGTAGTGGATGCGGCAGGACTTGGATTGCAGGCTACACCATGGGTAGGGGCATTGATTGTTTTATTGGGAGGAGTGCTCACAGTGGTGAGTTATAAAAAATTAGCCTAA
- a CDS encoding LysR family transcriptional regulator translates to MQISLEWFRTFKTIYETGSLTVSARALYISQPGVSLHLNSLESYVGYKLFDRAARKMVPTERAKVLYNYILEAVNKLELAEEHFHKSSETNKSTISVGMCLETFQFTLEQYISTLPFNVIIKFGEYTEMQEDLDKGLLDLIITPQKGNQQNLEYKAFSKERIILVGGAKQDSAAFDKLIKAKKFAEAEQWLKQQIWYSSAGDVENLRKFWHMNFSTHPDFKPNYIVPNKCSIVRCLSEGKGFAIIPDFLCRNELKAGKVKEVWQGNNVMENTLYFGKRKKTMYTEEIKLIESLFEKEA, encoded by the coding sequence ATGCAGATTAGTCTTGAGTGGTTCAGAACCTTTAAAACCATTTATGAAACAGGCTCCCTTACGGTTTCCGCGAGAGCGTTATATATCTCTCAACCCGGTGTGAGCCTGCATTTGAACTCACTGGAATCTTATGTGGGATATAAACTGTTCGACAGGGCGGCCCGTAAAATGGTGCCTACAGAGCGTGCGAAGGTATTATATAACTATATCCTGGAGGCAGTGAACAAACTGGAGCTGGCGGAAGAGCATTTCCATAAGAGTTCAGAAACCAATAAATCAACGATCAGTGTGGGCATGTGCCTGGAAACATTTCAGTTCACACTGGAGCAATACATTTCCACACTGCCTTTCAATGTCATCATCAAATTCGGAGAATACACAGAAATGCAGGAAGACCTGGATAAAGGTTTGCTGGACCTCATCATTACTCCGCAAAAAGGTAATCAACAGAACCTGGAATACAAAGCTTTTTCCAAGGAAAGGATCATTTTGGTGGGCGGCGCGAAGCAAGACAGTGCAGCATTTGATAAGCTGATCAAAGCAAAGAAATTCGCGGAAGCAGAGCAATGGTTAAAACAACAGATCTGGTATAGTTCTGCGGGAGATGTAGAGAACCTCCGGAAGTTCTGGCATATGAACTTTTCCACGCATCCTGATTTCAAGCCTAATTATATTGTACCTAACAAATGTTCTATTGTGCGTTGCCTGAGTGAAGGGAAAGGATTTGCCATCATCCCGGATTTTTTATGCCGCAATGAATTGAAAGCAGGGAAAGTGAAAGAGGTATGGCAGGGCAATAATGTAATGGAGAACACGCTGTATTTCGGGAAGCGGAAGAAAACGATGTATACGGAAGAGATCAAACTGATTGAGAGTTTGTTTGAAAAGGAAGCGTAG
- a CDS encoding nuclear transport factor 2 family protein gives MEQLIISAVTAIFNGADERNWPKVQQAMAENVYLDYSSLSGNPAASIPAEQIINAWKSVLPGFDRTHHQLSGFAVTIEGDTATIHFNGKADHFIDQNSWTVEGTYDATAVKENDQWHVSALKLNLLKQSGDLSLPGEAMKRV, from the coding sequence ATGGAACAGCTGATCATATCTGCAGTAACCGCCATCTTCAATGGTGCTGATGAACGTAACTGGCCCAAGGTGCAACAGGCTATGGCTGAAAATGTATACCTGGACTATTCCTCCCTTTCCGGGAATCCTGCCGCATCCATTCCTGCGGAACAGATTATAAATGCCTGGAAAAGTGTACTGCCTGGTTTTGATCGTACACATCACCAGTTGTCCGGCTTTGCTGTTACAATAGAAGGAGACACCGCTACCATTCATTTCAATGGAAAAGCTGATCACTTTATTGATCAGAATAGCTGGACGGTGGAAGGGACTTATGATGCAACAGCTGTAAAAGAGAATGATCAATGGCATGTGAGTGCCTTGAAACTTAACCTGCTCAAACAAAGCGGAGATCTGAGCCTTCCGGGAGAAGCGATGAAAAGGGTTTAA